The following coding sequences are from one Formosa haliotis window:
- the ccoN gene encoding cytochrome-c oxidase, cbb3-type subunit I, which translates to MEIQQFYYDNKIVKKFIYATIFWGVVGMAVGLLLAFFFLFPNLTDGISWLSFGRLRPLHTNAIIFAFVGNAIFAGVYYSSQRLLKARMASDLLSSINFWGWQLIIVAAAISLPLGYTSSKEYAELEWPIDIAIALVWVVFGWNLIATILKRRQRHLYVAIWFYLATFVTVAVLHIFNSLELPVSGMKSYSVYAGVQDALVQWWYGHNAVAFFLTTPFLGLMYYFVPKAANRPVYSYKLSIVHFWSLIFIYIWAGPHHLLYTALPEWAQNLGVAFSVMLLMPSWGGMINGLLTLRGAWDKVRTDPVLKFMVVAITGYGMATFEGPLLSLKNVNAVGHFTDWIIAHVHVGALAWNGFFTFGMIYWLVPKLFKTKLYSLKLANLHFWIGTLGIVMYALPLYVAGFLQASMWNQFNPDGTLVYGNFLETVTEIIPMYAMRAVGGTLYLTGMLVLVYNVIATVKRGTTVSDELAEAPALERVSKRRLAGEGFHTWLERKPIQLTILATIAILIGGIIQIVPTIMVKSNIPTISSVKPYTPLELEGRDIYIREGCVGCHSQMIRPFRSEVERYGEYSKAGEYVYDHPFLWGSKRTGPDLHRVGGKYSDNWHLNHMYDPQSTSSGSIMPAYQWIVRDELDKSNTEGKMKAMVSLGVPYTEEDIANAQQSMLEQGTAIEKNLYNDPDFAATYESDKKAAAESGADFVEMRNREIVAIIAYLQRLGTDIKVKEVE; encoded by the coding sequence ATGGAAATACAACAATTCTACTACGATAATAAAATCGTTAAAAAATTCATTTATGCAACCATTTTTTGGGGTGTAGTTGGAATGGCAGTGGGTTTATTACTGGCATTTTTCTTTTTGTTTCCTAATCTTACCGATGGCATTTCTTGGCTAAGTTTTGGTAGATTAAGACCATTACATACAAATGCTATTATTTTCGCTTTTGTTGGTAATGCCATTTTTGCCGGAGTATATTACTCCTCTCAACGGCTTCTTAAAGCCAGAATGGCGAGCGATCTTTTAAGTAGTATAAACTTTTGGGGATGGCAACTTATTATTGTTGCAGCAGCCATTTCATTACCGCTAGGGTATACATCGTCTAAAGAATATGCCGAGTTAGAATGGCCTATAGATATTGCTATAGCCTTGGTTTGGGTTGTATTTGGATGGAACTTAATTGCAACCATTTTAAAACGTAGACAACGCCATTTATATGTTGCTATTTGGTTTTATTTAGCCACATTTGTTACCGTTGCGGTGTTACATATTTTCAACAGTTTAGAACTTCCTGTTAGCGGAATGAAAAGCTACTCGGTGTACGCTGGTGTTCAAGATGCCTTAGTACAATGGTGGTACGGGCACAACGCGGTAGCCTTCTTTTTAACAACACCGTTCTTAGGATTAATGTATTATTTTGTTCCAAAAGCAGCGAACAGACCTGTATATTCTTATAAACTATCTATCGTTCACTTTTGGTCTTTAATCTTTATTTATATCTGGGCAGGACCTCACCATTTATTATACACCGCTCTACCAGAATGGGCACAAAACTTAGGTGTAGCCTTCTCTGTAATGTTATTAATGCCTTCTTGGGGAGGTATGATAAACGGACTCTTAACCTTAAGAGGGGCTTGGGATAAAGTACGTACAGATCCTGTTTTAAAGTTTATGGTTGTTGCCATTACAGGTTATGGTATGGCGACTTTCGAAGGTCCATTATTATCGCTTAAAAATGTAAATGCCGTTGGTCACTTTACCGATTGGATTATTGCTCACGTACATGTTGGTGCTTTAGCATGGAACGGATTCTTTACTTTTGGAATGATTTATTGGTTAGTACCAAAATTATTTAAAACAAAATTATACTCTTTAAAGCTTGCAAACCTTCATTTCTGGATAGGTACTTTAGGTATCGTAATGTACGCACTTCCGCTATATGTTGCTGGTTTCTTACAAGCAAGTATGTGGAATCAATTTAACCCTGACGGAACTTTAGTTTATGGTAACTTTTTAGAAACCGTAACCGAAATCATTCCGATGTACGCGATGCGTGCTGTGGGTGGAACGCTTTACTTAACCGGAATGTTAGTATTAGTGTATAACGTAATTGCAACGGTTAAACGCGGTACAACAGTATCAGACGAATTAGCTGAAGCTCCTGCTTTAGAACGTGTTTCTAAACGTAGACTTGCAGGCGAAGGCTTCCATACTTGGTTAGAGCGTAAACCAATTCAGTTAACTATTTTAGCAACTATCGCTATATTAATTGGTGGTATTATTCAAATAGTACCAACTATAATGGTAAAATCTAACATCCCTACTATTAGTAGTGTAAAACCATATACGCCGTTAGAACTTGAAGGTCGCGATATTTATATTCGTGAAGGTTGTGTGGGTTGTCACTCACAAATGATTAGACCATTTAGAAGTGAAGTAGAGCGTTACGGAGAATATTCTAAAGCAGGAGAATATGTTTACGATCACCCATTCCTTTGGGGAAGTAAACGTACCGGACCAGATTTACATCGCGTTGGTGGTAAATATTCAGATAACTGGCACTTAAACCACATGTACGATCCTCAAAGTACTTCTAGTGGATCTATTATGCCTGCATACCAATGGATTGTTAGAGATGAATTAGACAAATCTAACACCGAAGGTAAAATGAAAGCCATGGTTAGCTTAGGTGTACCTTATACAGAAGAAGACATTGCCAATGCACAACAAAGCATGTTAGAACAAGGAACAGCCATAGAAAAGAATTTATATAACGATCCCGATTTTGCTGCCACTTACGAAAGTGATAAGAAAGCAGCTGCCGAAAGTGGTGCCGACTTTGTCGAGATGAGAAATCGTGAAATCGTAGCTATTATCGCATATTTACAACGATTAGGAACAGATATTAAAGTAAAAGAAGTAGAATAA
- the ccoS gene encoding cbb3-type cytochrome oxidase assembly protein CcoS has product MSVIYILLGVSIIVALIFFVAFIFAVKNGQFDDSYTPSVRMLFEDELITEKPKKPILTKKE; this is encoded by the coding sequence ATGAGTGTAATTTACATTTTACTGGGAGTCAGCATCATCGTAGCATTAATCTTTTTTGTTGCGTTTATTTTTGCTGTAAAAAATGGGCAATTTGATGATAGTTACACCCCTTCGGTTCGGATGCTCTTTGAAGACGAACTAATAACAGAAAAACCTAAAAAACCTATACTAACTAAAAAAGAATAA
- a CDS encoding heavy metal translocating P-type ATPase, whose product MSKLSDKNTCYHCGNSCDAVAIPFDDKWFCCNGCKTVYEIFSESNLTAYYDIQNAPGAIPIINEGKYDFLKDEHILEKLLEFNDENVQIASLYIPHIHCSSCIWILENLHKLKPEITSSQVDFNKKTVRITYQSQHTSLQEVVILLSSIGYEPYISLDDYSSTKKQINRSIIYKLGIAGFAFGNVMFLSFPEYFEVNEFWLDQYKPVFRWLMFAFSLPVVFYAGRDYFISAYKGLRANLLNIDVPIAIGILVLFVRSTIEIMFDLGQGFFDSLTGLVFFLLLGKFFQQKTYSFLSFERDYKSYFPIAVTKIVSETEEIPIQIYDIKKGDRLLIRNEELIPVDGILIKGKAAIDYSFVTGESETITKISGDKLFAGGKQTSGSIEMEALKEVKQSYLTQLWSHDIFNKNKEDSFVNLTNTISKRFTISILSIAVIATTFWLFYDASKAMNVFTAVLIIACPCALALAAPFTFGNILRIFGKHKFYLKNASVIEQLAAINTIIFDKTGTITSNKKSTATYHGTPLNQEEERLLKNTLRGSNHPLSRTLYDILKTNDIISLDTFEEHIGLGLEASIKNNAIKVGSANFVGQKELQKSLNTSVHISSNNAYKGKFTFYNSYRTGLSKLFNSLKAAYDLVILSGDNEGELENLTKLLPTKTKLLFNQKPEDKLEYIKYHQTEGAKVLMVGDGLNDSGALAQSDVGIALSENINIFSPACDGIMDASVFDKLNRFIKASKSAIKIIKWSFLLSLFYNCIGLYFAVTGQLAPVVAAILMPLSSISIVVFTTITTNWVGRKL is encoded by the coding sequence ATGAGTAAACTTTCAGATAAAAATACCTGTTATCACTGTGGGAATAGCTGTGACGCTGTTGCCATCCCTTTCGATGACAAATGGTTTTGCTGTAATGGCTGTAAAACGGTTTATGAAATTTTTTCTGAAAGTAATCTTACAGCATATTACGACATACAGAATGCGCCTGGAGCCATTCCGATTATAAATGAAGGCAAATACGACTTTTTAAAAGATGAACACATTTTAGAAAAGCTTTTAGAATTTAACGACGAAAACGTACAAATTGCTAGTTTATATATTCCGCATATTCATTGTAGTTCTTGTATTTGGATTTTAGAAAATTTACACAAACTGAAACCCGAAATAACCAGTTCGCAAGTCGATTTCAATAAAAAAACAGTCCGAATTACTTATCAATCTCAGCACACTAGTCTTCAAGAAGTAGTTATCTTATTAAGTAGCATTGGTTACGAACCCTATATTAGTTTAGACGATTATAGCTCGACTAAAAAACAAATAAATCGTTCTATAATTTACAAATTAGGAATTGCTGGTTTTGCCTTCGGAAATGTAATGTTTTTATCGTTTCCAGAATATTTTGAAGTGAACGAATTTTGGTTAGACCAGTATAAACCTGTGTTTAGGTGGTTAATGTTTGCTTTTTCTCTTCCGGTTGTATTTTATGCCGGGCGCGATTATTTTATTTCTGCCTATAAAGGATTGCGTGCAAATCTGCTAAATATAGATGTTCCTATTGCTATTGGAATTCTAGTTCTTTTTGTAAGGAGCACCATAGAAATTATGTTCGATTTAGGGCAAGGCTTTTTTGATAGTTTAACTGGACTGGTGTTCTTCTTATTATTAGGAAAGTTTTTTCAGCAGAAAACTTATTCGTTTTTATCTTTTGAGCGCGATTACAAATCGTATTTCCCTATTGCGGTGACTAAAATTGTTTCGGAAACCGAAGAAATCCCAATTCAGATTTACGATATTAAAAAAGGAGATCGATTACTTATTCGCAATGAAGAACTTATTCCTGTAGACGGAATTTTAATAAAAGGCAAAGCGGCAATCGATTATAGTTTTGTAACCGGAGAATCGGAAACCATTACAAAAATTTCGGGCGATAAATTATTCGCTGGAGGAAAACAAACCTCTGGAAGTATTGAAATGGAAGCCTTAAAAGAAGTGAAACAAAGTTATTTAACACAACTTTGGAGCCACGATATTTTCAATAAAAACAAAGAAGATAGTTTTGTAAACTTAACCAACACCATAAGCAAACGTTTTACCATTTCTATCCTCTCTATTGCGGTTATTGCTACAACATTTTGGCTATTTTACGATGCCAGTAAAGCCATGAATGTTTTTACTGCTGTGCTTATAATTGCTTGCCCGTGCGCTCTTGCTTTAGCAGCTCCGTTTACCTTTGGTAACATCCTTCGTATTTTTGGTAAGCATAAATTCTATTTAAAAAATGCCAGTGTTATAGAACAATTAGCAGCTATAAACACCATTATTTTTGATAAAACTGGAACCATAACATCGAATAAAAAAAGTACGGCAACCTATCATGGCACACCGCTTAATCAGGAGGAAGAGCGCCTATTAAAAAATACATTGCGAGGATCTAATCATCCATTAAGCAGAACACTTTACGATATTTTAAAAACTAACGATATTATCTCTTTAGACACTTTTGAAGAGCATATTGGACTAGGTTTAGAGGCCTCGATTAAAAATAATGCGATAAAAGTAGGGTCTGCAAATTTCGTCGGACAAAAGGAACTTCAGAAATCATTAAATACAAGTGTACATATAAGTAGTAATAATGCATACAAAGGGAAGTTTACGTTTTATAATAGCTACAGAACGGGCTTATCTAAACTTTTTAACAGCTTGAAAGCAGCTTACGATTTGGTTATTTTATCGGGAGATAATGAAGGTGAATTAGAAAACCTAACCAAATTATTACCCACAAAAACAAAATTGCTATTTAACCAAAAACCCGAAGATAAATTAGAATATATAAAATACCATCAAACCGAAGGTGCAAAAGTACTCATGGTTGGAGATGGATTAAACGATTCTGGTGCTTTAGCCCAAAGTGATGTTGGGATTGCCCTTTCTGAAAACATAAATATTTTCTCGCCGGCCTGCGATGGTATTATGGATGCGAGCGTTTTTGACAAGTTAAATCGGTTTATTAAAGCATCAAAATCAGCAATTAAGATTATTAAATGGAGTTTTTTATTATCTTTATTCTATAATTGCATTGGGCTCTATTTTGCTGTAACAGGACAACTTGCACCTGTAGTCGCAGCCATACTTATGCCGCTAAGTTCAATTAGTATTGTTGTTTTTACAACCATTACAACAAATTGGGTAGGAAGAAAATTGTAG
- a CDS encoding Crp/Fnr family transcriptional regulator gives MSDCEQCMVRKLSALQMLKGEEIKAISGCKITKQVKRGEVIFKEGEMLNGVYCISSGVCKLTKLTEKGKEQVVKLVIKGELLGQRSVIINQVANLTATALNDMEVCFIPKQEILEDLLQNSEFSFNVLKRMATDLKEAETAIINMAQNSVRRRLADIILYLQDNFGKDEEGYLSVTLSRDDFASIVGTATESVIRTLSQFKKEGLIKTSGKRIKISDYQGFEALE, from the coding sequence ATGAGCGATTGCGAGCAATGCATGGTGAGAAAGCTTAGTGCTTTACAAATGTTAAAAGGCGAAGAAATTAAAGCAATTTCTGGGTGTAAAATAACAAAGCAGGTAAAAAGAGGGGAAGTTATTTTTAAGGAAGGAGAGATGTTGAATGGCGTGTATTGCATAAGCTCTGGAGTTTGTAAGTTAACCAAGTTAACAGAGAAAGGTAAAGAGCAAGTTGTAAAACTGGTTATTAAGGGTGAGCTTTTAGGGCAACGTTCTGTAATTATAAATCAGGTTGCTAATTTAACTGCAACTGCTTTAAACGATATGGAGGTTTGTTTTATTCCGAAACAAGAAATATTAGAAGATTTATTGCAAAACTCTGAGTTTTCATTCAACGTGTTAAAACGCATGGCTACCGATTTAAAGGAAGCCGAAACTGCAATTATTAACATGGCTCAAAATTCGGTTAGACGACGCTTAGCTGATATTATACTGTACTTACAAGATAATTTTGGGAAAGATGAAGAAGGATATTTAAGTGTAACCTTGTCTAGAGACGATTTTGCTAGTATTGTTGGTACAGCTACCGAGTCGGTAATAAGGACCTTGTCTCAGTTTAAAAAAGAAGGTTTAATTAAAACCTCTGGTAAAAGAATAAAAATTTCAGATTATCAGGGTTTTGAAGCCTTAGAATAA
- a CDS encoding vWA domain-containing protein, translating into MKRSIHKKGFVFKTYEAKNQSPFDKLFDIFKELITHTSGDFDEAISWLRELDKEYKLTDANYTIDDFIEDLKKKGYIKDDVDPDGKGGTKITAKTERAIRQQALNQIFGKLKRSGSGNHKSKSPGVGDEHTGEFRNYQFGDALDKVSITESLKNAQINHGIGSFNLSEEDLVVEETLHKSQMSTVLMIDISHSMILYGEDRITPAKKVAMALAELITTRYPKDSLDILVFGNDAWLIEIKDLPYLQVGPYHTNTVAGLQLAMDVLRRKRHTNKQIFMITDGKPSCLRMPGGEYYKNSMGLDDFIVNKCYDSAQQARRLHIPITTFMIAKDPYLTQFVREFTRANQGKAFYTGLKGLGEMIFEDYESNRKKRIRG; encoded by the coding sequence ATGAAAAGATCAATACATAAAAAAGGGTTTGTATTTAAAACATATGAAGCTAAAAATCAGTCGCCTTTCGATAAGCTTTTTGATATTTTTAAAGAGCTTATTACACATACTTCGGGCGATTTCGATGAAGCCATAAGTTGGCTACGCGAATTAGATAAGGAATACAAACTTACAGATGCCAATTATACCATAGACGATTTTATTGAAGACCTTAAAAAGAAAGGTTACATTAAAGACGATGTTGATCCCGACGGGAAAGGTGGTACCAAAATTACGGCAAAAACGGAGCGCGCTATTAGGCAGCAAGCTTTAAATCAAATTTTCGGAAAATTAAAACGCAGTGGTTCTGGAAACCATAAAAGTAAATCTCCAGGCGTTGGCGATGAACATACAGGAGAATTTAGGAATTATCAGTTTGGCGATGCTCTAGATAAAGTATCCATCACCGAAAGTTTAAAAAATGCCCAAATAAATCATGGTATTGGAAGCTTTAATCTTAGCGAAGAAGATTTAGTAGTTGAAGAAACGTTGCATAAATCGCAGATGAGTACAGTGCTGATGATTGATATTAGTCATAGTATGATTTTGTATGGAGAAGATAGAATTACACCAGCTAAAAAAGTTGCCATGGCTCTAGCCGAATTAATCACGACTCGTTATCCAAAAGATTCTTTAGATATTTTGGTGTTTGGAAATGATGCCTGGCTTATAGAAATTAAAGATTTACCTTATTTACAAGTTGGGCCTTACCATACCAATACTGTAGCAGGATTGCAATTGGCCATGGATGTATTACGAAGAAAGCGACATACCAATAAGCAAATTTTTATGATTACAGACGGAAAGCCGAGTTGCCTGCGAATGCCAGGTGGCGAGTATTATAAAAATAGTATGGGTTTAGACGATTTTATTGTAAACAAGTGTTACGATTCTGCCCAACAAGCCAGACGTTTACACATTCCCATTACCACATTTATGATTGCTAAAGATCCTTATCTAACCCAATTTGTTAGGGAATTTACACGGGCTAATCAAGGCAAGGCGTTTTATACAGGATTAAAAGGCTTGGGAGAAATGATTTTTGAAGATTACGAATCTAATAGAAAGAAAAGAATTCGAGGATGA
- a CDS encoding sigma 54-interacting transcriptional regulator — protein sequence MKNIKTLGELKKSGYKSKSIKDELRDNLIEKLKHNEVTFEGVHGYENTVVPELERAILSRHNINLLGLRGQAKTRLARLMVNLLDAYIPVVEGSEINDDPLQPISRFAIELIKEKGDDTPISWMHKSERFAEKLATPDVTVADIIGDVDPIKAAHLKLSYADDRVIHYGMIPRANRCIFVINELPDLQARIQVALFNILQEGDIQIRGFKLRLALDIQFVFTANPEDYTNRGSIVTPLKDRIGSQIITHYPYDIEIAKKITQQEAKINADQVDLVTVPELAKDLLEQIVFEARDNEFIDAKSGVSARLGITALENLVSTAERRSLISGDAKTNIRLSDFVGIIPAITGKVELVYEGEQEGASVVAFNLIGDAVETIFPKLFPKIKKLEKQSEESPYDGVASWFFNTEEDFELLDDLDEATYKSTLDRIAPLDDFINTYQPELKVEERYFVKEFVLWGLVQFSKLSKFRYTEGIQFKDPYGSYIKGL from the coding sequence ATGAAAAATATAAAGACCCTTGGCGAATTAAAAAAATCGGGTTATAAAAGCAAATCTATTAAAGACGAATTACGGGATAATTTAATTGAAAAATTAAAACATAATGAAGTGACTTTTGAAGGTGTTCACGGGTATGAAAATACGGTTGTTCCGGAGTTGGAACGTGCCATTCTATCGCGACATAATATTAATTTATTAGGATTACGTGGTCAAGCCAAAACACGTTTAGCGCGATTAATGGTGAATTTACTCGACGCGTATATTCCTGTGGTTGAAGGTTCAGAAATTAATGACGATCCGTTGCAACCCATTTCAAGATTTGCTATCGAGCTTATAAAAGAAAAGGGCGATGATACTCCTATTTCATGGATGCATAAGAGTGAACGTTTTGCAGAAAAATTGGCCACCCCAGATGTTACCGTTGCCGATATTATTGGTGATGTAGACCCAATAAAAGCGGCACATTTAAAACTGAGTTATGCCGACGATCGCGTGATTCATTACGGAATGATTCCTAGAGCAAATCGCTGTATTTTTGTAATTAATGAATTACCAGATTTACAAGCTAGAATACAAGTAGCCTTATTTAATATTCTTCAGGAAGGCGATATTCAAATTCGCGGATTCAAACTCCGATTAGCTTTAGATATCCAATTTGTATTTACAGCAAACCCTGAAGATTATACAAATCGCGGAAGTATAGTTACACCATTAAAAGATAGAATTGGCTCGCAGATTATTACGCATTATCCTTATGATATTGAAATAGCCAAAAAGATTACGCAACAAGAAGCAAAAATTAATGCAGACCAGGTAGACCTAGTAACAGTGCCTGAGTTAGCAAAAGATTTATTAGAACAAATTGTTTTTGAAGCTCGCGATAACGAATTTATAGATGCCAAAAGTGGGGTTAGTGCCCGATTAGGAATTACGGCACTAGAAAATTTGGTAAGTACAGCCGAGCGTAGGAGCTTAATATCAGGAGATGCTAAAACCAATATCAGATTAAGTGATTTTGTAGGTATTATTCCTGCTATAACGGGAAAGGTTGAGTTGGTTTACGAAGGTGAGCAAGAAGGGGCTTCTGTGGTAGCTTTTAATTTAATTGGAGATGCGGTAGAAACCATATTCCCTAAGTTATTTCCGAAAATAAAAAAATTAGAAAAGCAAAGTGAAGAATCGCCTTATGACGGGGTTGCTTCCTGGTTTTTTAATACCGAAGAAGATTTTGAATTGCTAGACGATTTGGACGAAGCTACGTACAAATCAACTTTAGATCGTATTGCTCCATTAGACGATTTTATTAATACCTATCAACCCGAATTAAAAGTCGAGGAGCGTTATTTTGTTAAAGAGTTTGTGCTTTGGGGCTTGGTTCAGTTTAGTAAATTAAGTAAATTTCGTTATACAGAAGGTATCCAATTTAAAGATCCTTATGGGAGTTATATAAAAGGATTGTAG